One Candidatus Spechtbacteria bacterium DNA window includes the following coding sequences:
- a CDS encoding tyrosine--tRNA ligase, translating to MSIKKTSDTQATQELVIQVIERGVVEIIEKDHLLEALRGGKKLRVKFGIDPTAPDIHLGHTIPLWKLRHFQELGHTAVIIIGDYTASIGDPSGKDTTRHSLSLKEIKNNSALYKNQILKILKKDQTELHFQSEWFNKFRLKDILELTSRLSVSYLLSHETFRKRLENERPFMAHEMLYPLLQGYDSVMVKADVEVGASEQKFNILTGRVLQKQAGMEPQDVVLTPYLIGTDGAQKMSKSLGNYIGLSEEPNSMYGKLMSIPDALVRDYFTYLTELSKEEIQNLVEGGNPRATKALLAHIITEFYWGKKDADEAAEEFDRVFAQHQIPSDIPAITISKKEINIMDFLVALNLVPSKSEAKRMVEQRAVFINDEIIEDWRQTITPSDGSVVRVGRRKFARVRIK from the coding sequence ATGTCAATAAAAAAAACAAGCGATACACAGGCCACTCAAGAACTTGTTATTCAGGTTATAGAGCGTGGCGTAGTAGAGATTATCGAGAAGGACCACCTGTTAGAAGCCCTTAGAGGGGGCAAAAAATTGCGTGTTAAGTTTGGGATTGATCCAACAGCGCCAGATATTCACCTTGGCCACACTATACCCTTGTGGAAATTGCGACATTTCCAGGAGCTTGGTCATACCGCGGTTATTATAATTGGAGACTACACGGCTTCTATAGGGGACCCGTCGGGTAAAGATACTACGCGCCATTCGTTATCTCTAAAAGAGATTAAAAATAACAGCGCTTTGTATAAAAATCAAATCTTAAAAATTCTTAAAAAAGATCAGACAGAACTCCATTTTCAGAGCGAGTGGTTTAACAAATTTCGCCTAAAAGACATCTTGGAACTAACATCACGGCTGTCAGTATCTTATCTTTTGAGTCATGAAACATTTCGCAAGCGCTTGGAAAACGAGCGGCCGTTTATGGCACACGAAATGTTATATCCGCTCCTTCAAGGGTACGATTCTGTAATGGTTAAGGCGGATGTGGAAGTTGGGGCAAGCGAGCAGAAATTTAATATTCTTACGGGGCGCGTTTTGCAAAAACAAGCCGGCATGGAGCCGCAAGACGTTGTTTTAACCCCATACCTTATCGGCACGGACGGCGCACAAAAAATGAGCAAGAGTTTGGGTAATTATATTGGACTTTCAGAGGAGCCAAACTCTATGTACGGAAAATTAATGAGCATACCAGACGCTTTAGTAAGAGATTATTTCACCTACTTAACAGAATTATCTAAGGAAGAAATACAAAACCTTGTAGAGGGAGGCAATCCTCGCGCTACCAAAGCCCTACTAGCACACATAATCACTGAATTTTATTGGGGTAAAAAAGACGCTGATGAAGCGGCGGAAGAATTTGATAGGGTTTTTGCGCAACATCAAATACCTTCAGATATACCAGCCATCACTATATCCAAAAAAGAGATAAATATAATGGACTTTCTTGTTGCGCTTAACCTCGTGCCTTCAAAAAGCGAAGCAAAGCGCATGGTGGAGCAAAGGGCGGTATTTATTAATGATGAAATAATTGAAGACTGGCGGCAAACCATTACACCTAGCGACGGAAGTGTTGTTAGGGTTGGAAGAAGAAAATTTGCAAGGGTGCGCATAAAATAA